The sequence GCTCATCAATCCAAAAGGTCAAGGACCCTCGATTAATCAATGCCTTGTTGTACTGAGACCAATTGGTCATTTTACGCTTAGCTTTACCCATCTTGATGTTTCCAATAACCACATTGGAAGATCAGATCACATAAGCTGCAAAAGGTTCAATCGATTTAGGAAACAAGGCCCATCACACCATCAAACCCATCATAGGCCGATTTGATGCTATTAAAGGTGGCGACATTTTTCTGAATATCGCCCGGTGACACGGATTGATTGATACTGCGTAATTCTGTGATGGGCGGCCTATTATAGGCCTTAGTATCCGGCGCATAAAACCAACTATCCAAACGAGCCTTGTCTTCTATGGTTAATGTCTTTTTCAATGTCAGCAATAGGCTATCTTCATATTCATTGTAATGTCGGGTAATGATGTCTGAAAATTTACTATAAGAAGGGATCACAATATGATGATGCCAGCAGAATTCGACCAAAGTTTGTAGTACTTTTTTAGGTGAAAGTTGTTGCTCGATATACCATTTCGCTTGGCTGTTCAGATTATTATCGTCTTCACTGGAGGGGAAACGCCAGCCCGATTGAATTAAGATAAGTTTACGGTGATGTTTACGTGTCGATTCGTTGTATTGAGCAATATCAACTGTAGCCATCTTCAGTGTTCGGGCAACATGATTAATGTCTCGTTTATAAAATTGGTCAGGCCCATAAAATTGTCCTGATGCTCTAAAATATCCCAACTGTAAAATAAATCCAAGTTGATTAATGGGTGAACGAAGTCCATTAAATAAACGCTGTTTAAGCTCATTGGTGAGTGTAAAATAACGACCACGATCCTCTTTTTTTAACCTAGGCGGTGCATCAAATACTTTTTGTTTTTTACTGTCCAAAATAGCTATTTTTGTCATCGATTTTACTTCCTTTGGACGCCCTAAGCGCTCAAATGATTAAGACTGGTTTAGTCTATGTAAGTGATAGTTCCTCAAAAATATCATGTCTATATTTATAATGATGTGACTTGTTGATCGTTATTACGAGCTTAGATTTATACCATAAATGGATACAAAGAGTTAAGTCAAACTGGGTTAGTTTCATTTGCAGAAAGTGTATTGCTAATATTAAGGTGTGTTGATTTTTATGTGGAGGTCTACAGCCAAAGTACCCACTTCTATATAGCAACTGATATGTCGCTCTCAGGAGGAGTTTGAACAAAGCCTAAGATATGTTTACGTTGGTGTAAGTGGTTATCAAACTCGTTAACTCCACTTCTTATTGATAATTTGGTTTTGAGAACGTTTTTGATAACCTGAAACCCATAAATCACGATTACTTTTTAGGGGGGGAGAATCATGCCGAAAGAGCCAAGATTACATAGAAATGACAATTCAGCACAATTTTATGATTTAATCCCTGCTGTCGTTAAATATTAAATTAATATTGTTTTTTTACAAGTATCTATTTGGCGAGGTCAGATTTGTTCACTTGCTTTGAACCACGCCTGAATAAACTGCACCTTCAATGAACACTGGCATATAGCAGGTATAAGTGAAGTTAATTTCATTGTGTCGTCATCTTTCGATAAAGTTTATAGAGCTTAAATATGGAGCAACACATGATTTATTAAAATTTATACAGCTAGATTGAAGAGTGTTGATAATTCAACCAATAGATTAGTTTCTTCAACAAAAAAAAGCTAAGGAAAGCCTGAAACTTAGCTATACCAGCATTCCAAGAGTTAATTTCTAGATAGATACCTTTTTTGAGAGTCTGAGTTTTATAAACAACTGACCTTCATAGGCCCTCTGGTACATGAACGCATCACTCTTTTTAATTGAAATGATATGGTGTTTCTCTTAATAAGAAGCGGCATCACTGAAAAGGAAACCCTTTCCAGAAATCTGAGAACATTTCCAAATTTTTTAACATTATGAAAAGTGAGATGAAACATGAGTAAATATATAGTTGTCGATGGTGATCAAGTTATTTTTTCCCCTACTTTTACACCAGCTATCGCTATTGGAGGGCTAAAGACTAAAATAAATGGGACTGGGCACGCTCAGATATCAGGAAAATCTATCTGCATTGATGGAGATGAAAAGCAAGTAAAATTACAGAATATTAAATATACCAGCGGTTCATTCACTACCCCAGGTGATTGTTATTTAACCATTGAGAGTTTGAATTATGATCAAGTGGCAAATCATGTATTTAGTAAGAAAAAAGTGATTATTGTAGGGAGTTCGTTTACAGCTAAATTAACAGTAACGAAACCTGCACAAATGCCGAATCCTCCCAATACTACAGATCCTGCAAGTGTTTACATGGGAAGCGGAACATTCAGTAGTACCAATAATTTTGTAAAGGCAAACTAACATTAGTCAATGGTTACGCTGAGAACTAGTAGTATAAAACTAACTCAACGGTTCCAAATTAGAGGTTAATCCCACATAGCACTGGTTTGTCATCATAATGGGATGTAACCTTCATCCATAGCTTTCCTTCTAATAAACCATTAAACGATATACCTTAAGGTGTTGAATTTTATATTATTTTAAAAGTTCAAAATATAAAATTAAAACTATGCTGTTTATTATCAATAACTTAACCATCACGAGTTGTCGTTTTTTACCGCTTTTGTACTTAGCTAATTCAAGATAAAGTTGTATCAATAAAGATAAACTTGCT is a genomic window of Shewanella psychrophila containing:
- a CDS encoding DUF4158 domain-containing protein, with product MTKIAILDSKKQKVFDAPPRLKKEDRGRYFTLTNELKQRLFNGLRSPINQLGFILQLGYFRASGQFYGPDQFYKRDINHVARTLKMATVDIAQYNESTRKHHRKLILIQSGWRFPSSEDDNNLNSQAKWYIEQQLSPKKVLQTLVEFCWHHHIVIPSYSKFSDIITRHYNEYEDSLLLTLKKTLTIEDKARLDSWFYAPDTKAYNRPPITELRSINQSVSPGDIQKNVATFNSIKSAYDGFDGVMGLVS